From the genome of Papaver somniferum cultivar HN1 chromosome 2, ASM357369v1, whole genome shotgun sequence, one region includes:
- the LOC113350456 gene encoding ran-binding protein 1 homolog c-like, whose product MASKDVEHSKVEEEEETVEGTNAGGEEEDTGAQIAPIIKLEEVAVTTGEEEEDVLLDLKAKLYRFDKDGNQWKERGVGTVKLLKHKQTSKVRLVMRQSKTLKICANHLVLPTISMQEHAGNEKSCVWHAADFSDGELKEELFCIRFASIENAKAFKEMVEEVAESQVKKSEESKEGAASLADDLTEKLSVGEKKEDVPTPEKKKDEPEAEASSAEKEKKDE is encoded by the exons ATGGCAAGCAAGGATGTAGAACACAGCAAggtagaagaagaggaagaaacagTTGAAGGAACCAACGctggtggtgaagaagaagatactgGTGCTCAGATCGCTCCTATCATTAAACTTGAAGAAGTTGCTGTAActactggtgaagaagaagaagatgttctTCTCGATCT AAAGGCGAAACTGTACCGATTCGATAAAGATGGAAATCAATGGAAGGAAAGAGGAGTTGGAACTGTGAAGCTTCTTAAACATAAACAGACTTCAAAAGTTCGTTTGGTTATGAGACAATCTAAGACACTGAAGATCTGTGCTAATCATCTag TGTTACCAACAATTTCGATGCAAGAGCATGCCGGGAATGAGAAATCATGTGTATGGCACGCAGCTGATTTCTCTGATGGTGAATTGAAAGAAGAGTTGTTCTGTATCCGATTTGCATCCATTGAGA ATGCTAAAGCTTTCAAGGAGATGGTTGAAGAGGTTGCCGAGTCCCAGGTGAAGAAATCTGAAGAGAGCAAAGAAGGTGCTGCATCGTTAGCAGATGATCTTACTGAGAAGTTGTCTGTTGGTGAGAAGAAAGAAGATGTACCTACACCTGAAAAGAAGAAGGATGAGCCTGAAGCAGAAGCATCATCtgctgagaaggagaagaaggatGAATAG